The following proteins come from a genomic window of Megalobrama amblycephala isolate DHTTF-2021 linkage group LG1, ASM1881202v1, whole genome shotgun sequence:
- the LOC125246864 gene encoding glutamate receptor ionotropic, NMDA 2C-like — protein MGVHLGCLSDTLWLPLLLLLSVCTAPRCQCRPFGMVEPTVNVAVVFSGSAYQLEIKGRLSRENFLDLPLEVNPITVLVNNTNPRTLLTRICDTLAANRVHGVVFEDNIGSEAVAQILDFISTQTAMPIVGISGGSAVVLPHKVRLEAPCQFLKSLDLDG, from the coding sequence ATGGGCGTTCATCTAGGCTGTCTCAGCGACACACTGTGGCTGccgttgctgctgctgctgtctgtctgcACCGCCCCCCGCTGCCAGTGCCGACCATTCGGGATGGTTGAGCCCACCGTGAACGTGGCGGTGGTGTTCAGCGGCTCCGCCTACCAGTTGGAGATCAAAGGGCGACTGAGCCGGGAGAACTTTCTGGACCTGCCGCTGGAGGTGAACCCCATCACTGTGCTGGTGAACAACACCAACCCGCGCACTCTACTGACGCGCATCTGCGACACTCTGGCTGCTAACAGGGTGCACGGGGTGGTCTTTGAAGATAACATTGGGTCCGAGGCCGTGGCACAGATCCTGGACTTCATCTCCACGCAGACGGCCATGCCCATAGTGGGAATCAGTGGGGGATCTGCTGTCGTCCTGCCTCACAAGGTCAGACTCGAAGCACCGTGCCAGTTTCTAAAGTCGCTTGACCTGGATGGGTAA